A window of the Cicer arietinum cultivar CDC Frontier isolate Library 1 chromosome 6, Cicar.CDCFrontier_v2.0, whole genome shotgun sequence genome harbors these coding sequences:
- the LOC101498084 gene encoding pentatricopeptide repeat-containing protein At2g01390, giving the protein MIRISKLNGVLKNIFIPSYSLSQRQSTLSNSNKSITPFRSNNTTTKYKKYGSPSSSLSREYMRDIIGKIYRTLKYSSWDSAERELENLPLKWDSYTVNQILKSHPPMEKAWLFFNWASRLKGFKHDQYTYTTMLNIFGEAGRISSMKHVFHHMQEKGIKIDSVTYTSMMHWLSNSGNLDEAIALWDEMKSKGCYPTVVSYTAYIKILFDNQRTKEATGVYKEMLHSGCVPNCYTYTVLMDHLIASGKCKEALEIFEKMQEAGVEPDKAACNILIEKCSKVGGTVFMTHILHYMKENRLVLRHRVFLEAMKALKIAGESDTLLRQVNPQFYLDCSFRKKENDSGTVIAGSSANIDNELLFVLLKNRKVVAIDHLLQGMMEKKIGVDNKVISTIIEVNCNCCRPDGALLAFNYSVTMGISLERAGYLSLIGLLIRSNMFSKLVQIVAEMTNAGHSLGIYLASLLIYRLGCARRPSFALKIFNLLPDNHKCTATYTALISTYLSARRVNKALEIYKIMCQKGICPTSGTYNILVAGLERNGRYSEAELHRKSKKNLHSNIGTRESVSTEGKMCDLLFAGDVIL; this is encoded by the exons ATGATCAGAATTTCAAAGCTTAACGGAGTTCTCAAAAACATCTTTATTCCTTCTTATTCCCTTAGTCAACGTCAATCCACACTTTCCAATTCAAATAAATCCATCACTCCATTTCGCAGCAACAACACCACCACCAAATACAAGAAATATGGTTCACCTTCTTCCTCTCTTTCAAGAGAGTACATGAGGGACATTATTGGGAAAATTTACAGAACCCTAAAGTATTCATCTTGGGATTCCGCTGAACGAGAGCTTGAAAATCTTCCATTGAAATGGGATTCTTACACGGTGAATCAGATTCTGAAGTCACATCCTCCAATGGAGAAAGCATGGTTATTCTTCAATTGGGCTTCTCGTCTCAAAGGTTTCAAACACGACCAATACACATACACAACCATGCTTAATATTTTCGGAGAAGCAGGAAGAATTTCCTCCATGAAACACGTTTTCCATCATATGCAAGAGAAAGGGATTAAGATTGATTCTGTTACTTACACTTCCATGATGCATTGGCTTTCGAATTCTGGGAATTTGGATGAGGCAATTGCATTGTGGGATGAAATGAAATCCAAGGGATGTTACCCAACTGTTGTTTCTTACACTGCTTAtatcaaaattctgtttgataATCAAAGAACGAAGGAAGCCACTGGTGTTTACAAGGAGATGCTTCATTCAGGATGTGTTCCTAATTGCTATACCTATACTGTTCTAATGGACCATCTTATTGCCTCTG GAAAATGCAAAGAAGCTCTCGAGATTTTTGAGAAAATGCAAGAGGCTGGAGTTGAACCGGATAAAGCTGCATGTAATATTCTGATTGAGAAGTGTTCTAAAGTTGGTGGCACTGTGTTCATGACCCACATACTTCACTATATGAAAGAAAACCGTCTTGTTCTTCGCCACCGTGTTTTTTTGGAAGCAATGAAAGCTTTAAAAATTGCTGGCGAGAGTGATACCCTTCTAAGGCAAGTCAATCCACAATTTTATTTGGATTGTAGCTTTAGGAAGAAGGAAAATGACAGCGGCACAGTTATTGCTGGTTCTTCTGCTAATATAGATAATGAGCTTTTATTTGTTCTCttgaaaaatagaaaagttGTTGCTATTGACCACTTACTTCAAGGGATGATGGAGAAGAAAATAGGTGTAGATAATAAGGTTATCTCAACCATTATAGAGGTAAATTGTAATTGTTGTCGACCTGATGGTGCTTTATTAGCTTTCAATTACAGTGTAACAATGGGAATAAGTCTCGAGAGAGCAGGATATCTTTCCTTAATTGGCTTGTTAATCAGATCAAATATGTTTTCAAAACTGGTGCAAATTGTTGCGGAAATGACTAATGCTGGACATTCTCTTGGAATCTATCTGGCTTCACTTTTAATTTATAGGCTTGGTTGTGCTAGGCGGCCATCTTTTGCCTTGAAGATTTTCAATTTATTACCTGATAATCATAAGTGCACTGCTACGTACACTGCTTTAATTAGCACTTACCTCTCTGCTAGAAGAGTTAATAAGGCACTCGAGATTTACAAGATCATGTGTCAAAAAGGAATTTGTCCTACGTCGGGAACTTATAATATATTAGTAGCTGGTTTGGAAAGAAATGGCAGATACTCTGAAGCAGAACTTCATAGAAAATCAAAGAAGAATCTGCATTCTAATATTGGTACTCGTGAAAGTGTTTCCACAGAGGGAAAGATGTGTGACCTTCTATTTGCTGGGGATGTAATACTTTGA
- the LOC101496121 gene encoding uncharacterized protein: MVVQVEPAKLRWGELEEDDGEDLDFLLPPIQVIGPDHNGIKSVIQYKFDDDGNKVKITTITRTRKLAHARLTKRAVDRRSWPKFGDAVQEDVGSRLTMVSTEEILLERPKPLGSKNEDPKTVNPLSQFQKGAVLMVCRTCGKKGDHWTSRCPYKDLTQPSEEFVDKPAATDAAAAPAGSTKGVYVPPGQRAGAERTSGSDMRRRNDENSVRVTNLSEDTREPDLLELFRPFGAVSRVYVAIDQKTGMSRGFGFVNFVGKEDAQRAINKLNGYGYDNLILRVEWATPRTAS, translated from the exons ATGGTGGTTCAGGTCGAACCTGCTAAGCTAAGGTGGGGAGAATTGGAGGAAGACGATGGTGAGGATCTTGATTTTCTGTTACCTCCAATTCAGGTGATAGGCCCTGACCATAATGGAATCAAGAGCGTCATTCAATACAAATTCGATGATGATGGTAACAAAGTTAAGATCACAACTATCACTCGCACTCGCAAACTCGCCCACGCGCGTCTCACCAAACGCGCCGTTGACCGTCGTTCGTGGCCTAAATTCGGCGATGCCGTCCAGGAAGATGTTGGTAGCCGCCTCACTATGGTCTCCACTGAAGAGATCCTTCTCGAACGCCCTAAACCTCTTG GTTCCAAAAATGAAGATCCAAAAACTGTTAACCCATTGTCACAATTCCAAAAAGGTGCTGTTCTTATGGTATGCAGGACTTGTGGGAAGAAGGGTGACCATTGGACTTCAAGGTGTCCATATAAGGATCTCACACAGCCATCTGAGGAGTTTGTTGATAAACCTGCTGCAACGGATGCAGCTGCGGCTCCAGCCGGTTCGACTAAGGGTGTATATGTACCTCCCGGCCAGAGAGCTGGTGCAGAGAGGACTTCTGGGTCAGACATGAGGCGGAGAAATGATGAGAATTCTGTTCGGGTAACCAACCTCTCGGAGGACACAAGGGAGCCTGATTTACTTGAGCTGTTCCGACCTTTTGGTGCTGTGAGCAGGGTTTATGTTGCTATTGATCAAAAGACTGGCATGAGTAGGGGCTTTGGCTTCGTCAACTTTGTCGGCAAGGAAGATGCTCAGAGGGCTATTAACAAACTCAATGGATATGGCTACGATAATCTCATCCTGAGAGTCGAATGGGCCACCCCAAGAACAGCCTCCTAA
- the LOC101496450 gene encoding translocon at the outer membrane of chloroplasts 64 has product MKSMASQSSNIWVLLGLGLAGIYVLTRKLKQTVKLDFGAFIQKLQLLPPPPPAPPKAPHPLTALTFAISDLFDIEGHVSSFGHPEWARTHEAASSTSPSVSTLVEAGATCLGTTVLDEFAYGISGENKHFGAPTNPAVPARVPGGSSSGAAVSVAANFVDFSLGVDTSGGVRVPAGFCGILGFRPSHGAVSHVGIIPVSTSLDTVGWFAKDPDVLRRVGLILLQAPFGMQRSPRQIIIADDCFQHLNVPLDRSSQVVIKATEKVFGKQVLKHINLEDYISSKVPSLKAYSQKSNGQLKSSSLKLLASIMQLLQRHEFGQIHDEWMSIVKPELHPAVSAQLHEKFEVSDVEIENSKSVRSELRVAVNSLLKDEGILVIPTVADPPPKLGGKEFLSQDYQSRALSLLSIASISGCCQVTIPLGFYDKYPISVSLIARHGGDRFLLDTLKTMYTILQEQADIAATSKSSKNVVSKEQSAEIAKEKGNQAYKDKQWQKAIGFYTEAIKLCGDNATYYSNRAQAYLELGSYLQAEADCTKAISLDKKNVKAYFRRGTAREMLGYYKEAIDDFKYALVLEPTNKRAASAAERLRKLFL; this is encoded by the exons ATGAAATCAATGGCGTCTCAATCCAGCAACATATGGGTATTGTTGGGTCTCGGTTTAGCCGGAATATATGTTTTAACAAGAAAGCTTAAACAAACCGTCAAACTGGATTTCGGTGCTTTCATTCAAAAGCTTCAGTTGCTTCCTCCTCCACCACCTGCTCCTCCCAAAGCTCCTCACCCACTCACCGCTCTCACTTTCGCCATTTCCGACCT ATTTGACATAGAAGGACATGTGTCGTCGTTTGGACATCCAGAATGGGCAAGGACTCACGAAGCTGCTTCTTCTACATCTCCTTCTGTTTCTACTCTTGTTGAAGCCGGTGCAACATGCCTTGGTACTACCGTTCTTGACGAATTCGCTTACGg TATCAGTGGCGAAAATAAGCATTTCGGAGCGCCTACCAATCCCGCTGTCCCTGCTCGAGTACCGGGTGGTTCCTCTAGTGGTGCTGCTGTCTCTGTTGCCGCCAATTTCGTTGATTTTTCATTGG GCGTCGATACTTCTGGAGGGGTGAGAGTACCTGCTGGATTCTGTGGGATTCTTGGATTTCGACCTTCACATGGAGCTGTTTCTCACGTGGGAATCATACCTGTTTCAACAAGTCTGGACACTGTTG GTTGGTTTGCAAAGGATCCTGATGTATTGCGTCGAGTTGGGCTTATACTTTTGCAAGCACCATTTGGAATGCAACGCAGTCCTCGACAAATAATTATAGCCGATGACTGTTTTCAACACCTAAATGTTCCTCTTGACAGGAGTTCTCAAGTGGTGATCAAAGCCACTGAGAAGGTTTTCGGAA AGCAAGTATTGAAGCATATAAATCTTGAGGATTATATAAGTTCTAAAGTTCCCAGCTTGAAGGCATATAGCCAGAAATCAAATGGTCAACTGAAATCTTCTTCGTTAAAATTACTTGCCAGTATTATGCAACTTCTACAAAG ACATGAATTTGGACAAATACATGATGAGTGGATGAGCATAGTAAAACCCGAACTTCATCCAGCTGTTTCAGCACAATTGCATGAAAAATTTGAGGTTTCTGATGTAGAGATTGAAAACTCTAAATCTGTTAGAAGTGAGTTGCGTGTTGCTGTAAATTCACTTTTGAAG GACGAAGGAATTCTGGTGATCCCTACTGTAGCTGATCCTCCTCCAAAATTAGGTGGAAAGGAGTTCCTATCTCAAGATTATCAGAGCCGTGCATTGAGCCTGCTAAGTATTGCTAGCATATCAGGTTGCTGTCAG GTCACAATACCATTGGGATTTTATGACAAGTATCCTATTTCAGTGTCTTTGATAGCCCGGCATGGTGGTGACCGCTTTTTGCTGGACACACTAAAGACTATGTATACAATTCTCCAAGAGCAGGCTGATATTGCTGCCACAAGTAAATCATCAAAAAATGTTGTCAGCAAGGAACAATCTGCTGAGATTGCCAAAGAGAAG GGAAATCAAGCCTACAAAGATAAGCAGTGGCAGAAAGCCATTGGTTTTTATACCGAAGCTATTAAACTCTGTGGTGATAATGCAACATACTACAGTAACAGGGCTCAAGCGTATCTAGAACTTGGCAG TTATCTCCAAGCTGAGGCAGATTGTACAAAAGCAATAAGTCTTGACAAAAAG AATGTGAAAGCCTACTTTCGTAGAGGCACAGCTAGAGAGATGCTTGGCTACTACAAAGAAGCAATTGATG ATTTTAAATACGCCCTTGTACTTGAGCCAACCAACAAAAGGGCTGCTTCAGCTGCTGAAAGGTTGAGGAAGTTATTTCTGTAG
- the LOC101497207 gene encoding ADP,ATP carrier protein ER-ANT1, whose product MVKSTQYDRFSKDFVMGGVAAIISKSAVAPIERVKLLLQNQSEMIKRGHLKTPYLGLSNSFKRVFMEEGLIAFWRGHQANVIRYFPTQAFNFAFKGYFKSIFGYSKEKDGYIKWFAGNVASGSAAGATTSMLLYHLDFARTRLATDAVECRVTGQRQFTGLIDVYRKTLSSDGIAGLYRGFGVSILGITLYRGMYFGIYDTMKPIVLVGPFEGKFLASFLLGWSITTVSGVCAYPFDTLRRRMMLTSGHQNKYYNAMHAFREIVGQEGFLALFRGVTANMLLGMAGAGVLAGYDQLNRISSRHSQYDGSNQRVLK is encoded by the exons atggtaaAATCTACGCAATATGATAGATTTTCAAAGGATTTTGTAATGGGTGGCGTAGCAGCAATCATATCAAAGAGTGCAGTGGCACCAATTGAGAGAGTGAAGCTTTTATTACAAAACCAAAGTGAAATGATTAAAAGAGGACACCTCAAAACGCCATACCTTGGTCTCTCTAATAGCTTTAAGAGGGTCTTCATGGAAGAGGGTCTCATTGCCTTTTGGAGAGGCCACCAGGCCAATGTTATTAGATATTTCCCCACCCAG GCTTTCAATTTTGCATTCAAAGGTTACTTCAAAAGCATCTTTGGATATTCCAAAGAGAAAGACGGGTACATTAAGTGGTTTGCTGGGAATGTGGCTTCAGGCAGTGCCGCGGGAGCGACTACTTCAATGCTTTTGTATCATTTAGACTTTGCACGTACAAGATTGGCCACTGATGCAGTAGAGTGCCGTGTTACTGGTCAGCGTCAGTTTACAGGACTAATTGATGTATATCGCAAAACATTATCAAGTGACGGAATTGCTGGCTTGTACAGAGGATTTGGGGTTTCAATATTGGGAATCACCTTGTATCGAGGGATGTACTTTGGGATCTATGACACCATGAAGCCTATTGTTTTAGTTGGGCCTTTTGAG GGGAAATTTTTAGCTAGTTTCTTGTTAGGTTGGAGCATCACAACTGTATCTGGTGTCTGTGCATACCCTTTTGACACACTGCGGCGGCGTATGATGTTAACCTCGGGAcaccaaaacaaatattataatgCAATGCATGCGTTCCGTGAGATTGTTGGACAAGAGGGCTTCTTAGCTCTATTTCGAGGGGTTACCGCAAATATGCTTCTTGGTATGGCAGGAGCCGGTGTGCTTGCTGGGTACGATCAGCTAAATCGTATCTCATCTAGACACAGTCAATATGATGGATCGAACCAAAGAGTTCTGAAATAA
- the LOC101497761 gene encoding tubulin beta-3 chain-like, translating to MREILHIQGGQCGNQIGTKFWEAVCHEHGIDPIGQYIGNSKLQQLERVNVYYNEGTSGRYVPRAVLMDLEPGTMDAVRTGPYGQIFRPDNFVFGQSGAGNNFAKGHYTEGAELIDFVLDVVRKETENCDCLQGFQVCHSLGGGTGSGMGTLLISKIREEYPDRMMLTFSVFPSPKVSDTVVEPYNATLSVHQLVENADECMVLDNEALYDICFRTLKLTTPSFGDLNHLISATMSGVTCCLRFPGQLNSDLRKLAVNLVPFPRLHFFMVGFAPLTSQGSQNYRALTVPELTQQMWDAKNMMCAADPRHGRYLTASAVFRGKMSTKEVDEQVMNVQNKNSSYFVEWIPNNVKSSVCDVPPRGLSMASTFVGNSTSIQEMFRRVSEQFAAMFRRKAFLHWYTGEGMDEMEFTEAESNMNDLVAEYQQYQDAPVVEDDDYQEEEEDAQS from the exons ATGCGTGAGATTCTTCACATTCAAGGAGGACAATGTGGAAACCAAATAGGAACAAAGTTTTGGGAAGCGGTATGCCACGAGCACGGGATTGACCCCATAGGGCAATACATAGGGAACTCCAAACTTCAACAACTGGAACGAGTTAATGTTTATTACAATGAAGGAACCAGCGGTCGTTACGTACCACGGGCAGTGCTGATGGACCTTGAACCAGGCACCATGGATGCCGTCCGGACCGGCCCTTACGGGCAGATTTTCCGACCAGACAATTTTGTATTTGGCCAGTCTGGTGCTGGAAACAATTTCGCCAAAGGTCATTACACTGAGGGTGCTGAGCTCATTGACTTTGTCCTTGATGTTGTAAGGAAAGAGACTGAGAATTGTGATTGCTTGCAAG GATTTCAAGTGTGTCACTCCCTAGGAGGTGGAACAGGTTCTGGAATGGGAACCCTGCTGATTTCAAAGATCAGAGAGGAATACCCTGATCGAATGATGCTCACTTTCTCTGTCTTTCCATCTCCAAAGGTGTCAGACACTGTTGTTGAGCCTTACAATGCAACACTTTCAGTTCACCAGTTGGTGGAGAATGCTGATGAGTGTATGGTCCTTGATAATGAAGCACTCTATGACATCTGTTTTAGGACCCTCAAACTCACCACGCCAAGCT TTGGTGATTTGAATCATTTGATATCAGCAACAATGAGTGGAGTGACTTGTTGCCTAAGATTCCCGGGTCAGTTGAATTCAGACCTGCGAAAGCTAGCAGTGAACTTGGTCCCATTTCCACGACTTCATTTCTTCATGGTTGGTTTCGCTCCTCTGACATCTCAAGGATCACAGAACTACCGTGCGCTTACTGTGCCAGAACTTACGCAACAGATGTGGGATGCCAAGAACATGATGTGTGCTGCAGATCCACGCCATGGCCGTTATTTAACAGCCTCGGCGGTGTTCAGAGGGAAAATGAGCACAAAAGAGGTGGATGAACAGGTTATGAATGTACAGAACAAGAACTCTTCTTACTTTGTTGAATGGATTCCAAATAATGTGAAGTCCAGTGTCTGTGATGTCCCGCCGAGAGGCCTTTCAATGGCTTCGACATTTGTTGGTAATTCGACTTCTATACAGGAGATGTTTAGGAGAGTGAGTGAACAGTTTGCAGCCATGTTTAGAAGGAAAGCCTTCTTGCATTGGTATACTGGAGAAGGAATGGATGAGATGGAATTTACTGAAGCGGAAAGCAATATGAATGACCTTGTTGCTGAATATCAACAGTATCAAGATGCCCctgttgttgaagatgatgattaccaagaagaagaagaggatgCTCAAAGCTGA